The following nucleotide sequence is from Natronosalvus caseinilyticus.
CCGAGAAACTCGGACAGCCGGTCGAGGCCGTCGAGTTTCGGGCGTTCTACGCGGACGAACCCTACCTCGAAGCCCTGAAATCGGCAATCAGGGACGACCTCGAGTCGTTCAAGGCCGACGACGTCACCGAGGTCCTCTCGAAGTACTTCGGGTCATCGCTCGAGGTTGGCGTCGATCCGATGGGCGGGCCCGACGGGTCCGGCAACTCCGGCACGGACTGACGCCGTCGAATCGAACTCGAGGCCGAGTGCAACGTCGCGACCAGGTCCGAGCCTGTTGCCACCAGATTCGAACCCGGTGCCAACCGTTTCGACCTCGACCTCAC
It contains:
- the lwrS gene encoding LWR-salt protein, which translates into the protein MEAHYAFLVEARLTPVDPGLTIDSPVVERRCLLAAAEPGDQGWRLFRDLLWRGELGDERHARALIAEKLGQPVEAVEFRAFYADEPYLEALKSAIRDDLESFKADDVTEVLSKYFGSSLEVGVDPMGGPDGSGNSGTD